NNNNNNNNNNNNNNNNNNNNNNNNNNNNNNNNNNNNNNNNNNNNNNNNNNNNNNNNNNNNNNNNNNNNNNNNNNNNNNNNNNNNNNNNNNNNNNNNNNNNNNNNNNNNNNNNNNNNNNNNNNNNNNNNNNNNNNNNNNNNNNNNNNNNNNNNNNNNNNNNNNNNNNNNNNNNNNNNNNNNNNNNNNNNNNNNNNNNNNNNNNNNNNNNNNNNNNNNNNNTAAGAGTAGTTTGTGACTTGCCTTAATTTGTCGGGAAGCAAAGCGTAGAAGGAACTCAAGTAAATATTTGGTTCAAGCAAAGCAAATTAAACTTGGATACATAAGCATTTGTACTAAAATAAGATATGTATGAAACAGTGAAACACGCTAGACATCGTTCTCTATGTTCAGTTTCACCTGAATTTTCGTGCTGAAAATGGATTTAGACAAAGGTGAAAAGAAACTGCTAAGCAATAATTATGGTATCTTACTAGGCAAAATGCCTCAAGGGGCAAGGCTGGGAACCTTGTTAGAAACTTGTGTCATACGAGGTAAAATGCATAGAGTGACAAGGCTGGTGACATGAGACAATATCTTTTGACCTGAAAGTTGGATTAATTAACCTCTGGTTGCCACAAAGGTTACTGTATGTCTGAGGCCTTTGAGTTGAATCCTAGATATTTCTGTGAGTTGACGAGGCTGCCTCTGGTTGCACAACTATGCATGTCTACTGCTTACTGTTCTTTTATGGTTGCTTTTGTATATTAGTGCCATTTGAAATTGCCTTTCTACATTAATTGTCACCTTTGTATAAGTTTTTGGGTCCGGCTGCACACAGCCAGCCAATAAAAGCTAGCCCTTTGTCTGTGCttcattttttttgtgaaagtcTGAGCAAAGGCTAATCAAATAGGGATAAGTCTTCTGTTTCATTTCCTTTGTTATTGTAtgaaaggtgtgtgtgtgtgtgtttgtgcttCTTGATTATGTTGGTTTAGGTCTTTGGGATTACAGCTAGTATTGTGTACACTCCAGCTAATTGGGAAACTCTTTAAATGCTGGAGTTTAACCAAGGGAGATGGTTTTGAAGATTCCCGATATCAATTGTGATTCATGTTCAAGATGGATATGTTGGACTTGTGGTAACATGAACTTCGTTTGAGACCTTGTTGAATGGAGTTAGCTTCAACTTAACTTTTATGTAAACCGCAAAGTCTTAAGTCTAATATTTTTTCTTCTAGAAAAAGCGTGTGTTCTTATATGTGCAAAGTAGATCATTCTAATATCTTACTCGCTGGAGAGTGGATATCATGTTGAGTTAAAGCAACATATTATTTTGATTTTTCAGTTTGTGATTGATCGATAGGATGAATGTGAGAATGTCTCGTAACATCACTTTCTCCCAATCCTAGTTAGTGGAGTTTCAACCTCACTCTATATTTAGAACTGCCAGAGATTAAACTCAAAGCCTTTTTTCGCTGTGAGAAAAGCTTATGTTCTTGTATGTAGAGAACGGACCACTCTTATATCTTATTCTCTGGAGATATGTTGAGGTAAACGGAAGTAATGGCTTGTGTGAGGTATCCCTTTCTTGCTTCGCTGCATGTCATATCACCAGTGTGTATTTATTGTCGCACATTTGATGCTAGATCTTTTGGTATAATTGTAGCTTAACAAGATCTCTCATTATTTCAGATACCTTCCATGAGGTGAAAAGAAAGCGTGACAAGAAAAAGGAGGTAAGAGGGGACNNNNNNNNNNNNNNNNNNNNNNNNNNNNNNNNNNNNNNNNNNNNNNNNNNNNNNNNNNNNNNNNNNNNNNNNNNNNNNNNNNNNNNNNNNNNNNNNNNNNNNNNNNNNNNNNNNNNNNNNNNNNNNNNNNNNNNNNNNNNNNNNNNNNNNNNNNATTGTTACTGTGCAATACTTTCCCACATCTTTATCTGGTCTTTAATCTATTTGCACAATCAAGCTTTCATCATTAGTTGGTATGTCATTGCAAGATAATGATGATAAAAAATAGTTTTGGGTAAGTATTATTGTGGCATAAGCTAACATGGGGCGTTTGGCTCATTTCATCggtgatactccctccatttcaaattaatcAAAGTTCTAGCTTTGTCCTAAGTCAAAGTTGTTTAACTTTGACCAAGTCAACTGTATTGGTTTATAACAGCTACTAAGATGGGCATAAGATGTCATATAACATATTGACATAGTTACTATATGAGTACCCTTTTCTTTTGCGAAGGTTAACATATCCTTTTCTTTATCTTACAGAGCAACAAAGAATCTGTTGACCCCCGATGGAGACCTGGGACACAGGGGCGAGGTGGAAAAGGTGGCCGTGGGAACTATTCTTCACGCCAATTAAGCAACTCTAGTGGTAAGCTTGCATTACTCTGGAGAGTGAAGTGCTGTAGCAAGTATAGATATGTGGCATTCAGTTTTTGCTTTATGTCCAGTCTGATAACTATTTTTCTTAGAAGTCTGCCTTTATATTTCATCTTGAAACATATGGGTAGTTAGATGAAGTTACAATTGGTGGGAATGACGACATGTAATCGATGTTACATGATCGTTATTGCCGTTCCATTTTGTCAGTGCAATGTGAATATGCATtttagaaggggagccttggcgcagctgTAAGCacagccttgtgaccatgaggtcagagGTTTGAGTCCTGGAAACatcctcttgcagaaatgtagggaaaggctgcgtactatagacccaaagtggtcggacccttccccggaccctgcgcaagcgggagctacgtgcaccgggctgccctttaatTTCAATATGCATTTTACAGTTAGTAGGGTTACATATTCATACACGATGACCCCATCTATCTTCCTGTCTCCATTTCGAAGTATCCCTGAAGTGCAAACTAATTTATAATAAGCAATCCTTTACGTAATAGTCAAATTTCCTGTTATTGTAGATGGCACTGGGAGAAATGCGCCTGCTGGAAAGGAAAATGACCTGAATCCGAGCATGGATAAATGTACTAGCCCTTCACCTGTCAATCCAAGCACAGAAATGAAGCTATCAACTTCCATTTTAAGGTATTTATGTTGGAAAGGAACACCATTGAACATTTACTGTTCACCAAGTTCTGTATTTTTTTTGCCCTGTATATTGTATTATTGTTTAGTTATCTTATTGGTGCTCTGTTCTTTTCTTAGTGTGGTCAGTCAATATTCTGAATTTAATACAATAAATACATGTATGTTTGGCAGAACTGTGCttcttttcattttcttctttgaaaTGACATGTTGGTTCTCGGAGGATTCATTAGTACAGGCTGTGTGGTTAGATGTTGCAACTTAGTATCTTGATCATTCTCTAAGGTTTCTTGGATGACCTTGTATGTAGACTTGTAGAGAAGCGTAGGACATTTATATTGTACTACAAGAAACAAGATAAGAATGACTAATATCAATCATACAATGCACATGTGTGCATTTTCCCTATTTTGAAATTTTACAAGTAGCTTTACAAACGGAGCATGTGCACCTGAGTCCTGCTGCAGCTGTTTAGAAACACAACTGACTTTTTTAACAGTTCGTCAGGTGGCTTATCCAATGGTCCATCACAACCTCTTGCTCCCGGGGCGAAATATTCTCAGCCTACTTGTCACTTGTCACCCTCAGATTCAAAAGGACTGGCGGTTGTTAAAGGTACCCCAGAAGAGGTTGTCTTGGATTTAGGTTCACATGTAAACAACTCATCAATTCAGGCGCTAGGAGTGGGTACTTCTGTTTCAGACCCACTGCTTACGCCGCCCCTTCAACCCCACAGTCATGGTGGTGAGATCGTTGCCAACAAACATGCTGTCAGAAGTCAGCGGTCCGCAGGTGAATATAAGGTGGTTTCCGATGATGCATCAGCACTTCCGAAAGGTACATGTATATATGCAGACACTTTCTCCAGTTGGAACCAGTAATCCCCATGGTTTGGTTATCTGTTGTTATGCTATTAACACATTTTCATGTGTCTAGACACGCCACAGTCTTCTAGTTCATCTTCTACTGTGGTACCATCTGGTAGCAGGCCATCTTCTAGCTACAGTAGTCGCTCACAGCAGCCAAGTGGCTCGCAGAAAGGTACTTTTGAACTCTAATATATGAGCATTCCTCTGCATTTCTTATTGCAGAACAGCATGCATCTATTGCAAATTTTGCAACCAGTTCTATAAGTCGTGGGTTAGTATCACTATTACTGTTTTAACTTCAGATGCCATACCATAGAGCACATGCAGTTATTGAATCACTGTTATGGTGGAAATAGCAGTTGCTGCATATAATTTCTAGTAGATTATTTATTGGGCATGTAATTAGGCTTTCAGGCCAATATCATTCTGGGATCTGTGTTGTGTTGGTATATGGCTTGAGTACTTGTTGTCTTGACTCAAAACTTCTGTAATTATTTGTGCTTCTCCGTTGATGAAAAGATGTGAAAATGTCTTTTGCATGTTCTCTTAAGAAGACCCAGTATAAGGATCAGTGGAAATAATACGAAGCCATCTGAAGTATCATAGTTATCTCCTAAACCTTTTTCCTTCAATAGACACTGTTGTTTGTAATGGTACACTATATTTGATTTactattttgttgctaggaaaggaggttttaaagaaatatttttgACACCATTGGCAACTGTGCATGCTCCCAGTTGCTAGTTCTTATCGTAGTTTTGTAAGCATATCTAAGCAAGTGGTTGAAGTTGAAGAAACCCAGGAACAAACACTCCTCTTGTGCCTCCTGTTTCACATGTGGAGGTCTGGATTTGATTATCTGGCTCCTTGTTTCTCCTCTCTCCATGCAAGGAGAGGTGGAAATCTGCTAGACTGGGCTTTTGTGTCCAGGAAGGCGTGACTTCTATATGGATCTCTGATTAGATCTAAACTGAAACCTACTGAAATAAACTTAGTGTCATAATAAAGAACTTCTACTTGGACCAGTAAAGTAGCTGGACCGGTTTTACTAACCATAGTTTTTATGCCTTGTTCATATGGTTTACTAATGCACATGAAAAGCTGTCATCGTTCCTTGCTAACTGTTGAGTGAGCCAGGATGCGATTGTGATATTAACAAGTTGTTCTCTAATTGATGCATGATTAAATTCTTTTTAGTTGATTAGCGTAATTCATTCTACTGTGAAAGCGATGGCATCTTTCCGCAAATAACAACATTCAACAATTAATCCTGAACACTTAATGCAATTCTTCGTTTCACCCCAACACTCATTTCTTCTATGTTTGCTTTATACCATGCACTTACAGATACTTTATGTCTGACAGCTACCTTTCAGACAAATAACaaagcttattagttttttgtagtTCTTACAATGTTTGTAGGTCATTGTTCTATATTTGAATGGAACTGTCATATATTATTGAAAATCTTTCCTTTGTGTTACTAATCATAATACAAACTTTGTTATCTAGCTGTTCCAAATAAAGAGTGGAAGCCAAAACCAACGAACAAACCCGCCCAAGCTGAAAATGTTACCCGTGATGATGTGGCTGTTACTGTGGAGGTTGTTCCACAGTCAGTTCCTGCACCAACTTCCATTAATAAGGAAGATATCTCTTCGGGATTGGATAAAAGACTCGGTGATATGCAGTTATTCGACAAGCAGCATGTCATTATTCCGGATCATCTTCAGGTCACAGAGTCAGAAAAATATGGACTCAGTTTTGGCAGCTTTGGCACCAGTTTTGAACAAGCTCCGAGCTTTCCAAATGACCATGGGAGTGAGAAGAGCTCTATACTGCATGAATATGAATCATCACAAGATCTGGAGGAAGTTGCGGAAGAACCTGCCTCTAGGTGTGTATTTTAGTTCTGGTCTTTCATCTTATGCAATGTCAGGTTTAGTAAACCAGACGCTTATGCTTAGTAAACCAGATGCCATGCTTTCCATACTTAATGATGGATTTTTTTAGTGTGTGTGGATAGTAAATGTTTGCTCTTAGCAGCAATCTCCTTATTTTTGGTACATAGAATCCTTCCTGATGGTAAAGGTATGGACCCAGTGGCAGAAAATTGCTTGCTTATGCTTCGAGGAGTTTCCATTAGATTGAGTCAATTGATGTTTGTTATGGTTCTATATCTAAATTGTTAACTTCATTTCCGTAGTGTTAGGATTTTGCTAGCATATTTTATCCACATTTTAGTTGGTTCTGCGCTTCATTCTTGCCAACCCATGCCTTGATATTGTTGTGTATGAATCCCAATTTGTCAATCCAGATGCCTGGGGGAAATTACTGTGGAGTAGCGACCCCCCAAAAGTCCTTTGAACAAAATGGGGCCTTTCAGTAAAAATTTGCTTCTGAGAGGTCATGCCGTCATGGAGCTTTCTTGTAGTACAAATTCTCTGCATGTTGGGCTTGCCATTTTCCCCAATATTTTCTTGTAGCTTTGTTGCAGTACATATATCTCAGCATATAACAATAGCTATCGTGGTCCTAAACCAATATTATTTTTTCACCATTTGTGTTTCTTGTGATTGAAGTTATTTTCTGCGTCCGAACTGACATTTTTGTCATGAGTTTCTGTGTGCTGTTAGGAAGTTTAGTACCTTTCACTTTTCATGTACTTAATAGTTGTTTGGTAACTTAATTCAGTCCTTAATAGTTGTTTGGTAACTGAATTGCAGTCACCAGAGTGCATCCTCCACTGTTGAAGCGGCAGCTGAATCTGGTCAGCAGCAGCTGACTGCTGAAATGACTGATAATATCTCACCTCAAGAGGTGGATAATTTGTCCAGTACTCCTAAAACTGCAGGGTTTGACGAATCGAAGGACACAGCAGCTTCACACATGCCCCAAGATTCTGTCCAAAATGCGTACTCAACATTTGCAGTTCCACCGCAATCGCAAGGGAACCAGATTCCATTACTAAAGACATCTGAATATCAGGCACGTGCTACACTTATTTGACCTATGCTTGTGTTCATATATTTTCCATTCATATGAAAGTGGTGTGATGCATGACTGCAAAGTCACCTTCATCCCACTAGATTAATTTTAATTTTCTCTGTTTGAAGTTGCATGTTGCATCACTTTACATTGCTCTACTTTACTAGAAATATTATTCCCTAGCAAACAGTAGGCTTTCTAGCTGGCCTACATTCTTAACCTTAGTGCACTTGTTTACAAGCCAATTGTTCTGTCCCAAAGGGCTGATATGATTGTTGTTGGCCTTGGCCAACCTTCTATTTTCATGGTGTGCTTCCCAACATGAGGTGCTTCAGAGTAGACTACCCTTTCTAACCTGCCACCCCATACTATCCTGTCTCCTGTCTAATTGCTCTAATTTTGAAGTATAATGCTGTTTTGATATAATACTGCCAAATTGCGCATACAGGTGCAACAACCAAACGATTTTTCAGCGAATTATTATACACAAATTTACCGGCCAATGGCTGATGCCGATGGCCATATCTCACCATTTACTGCTCCTGGAGCTGCGATCAAGTCTGGGAACATGCCAGTTCTGCCTTCTCAAACTGGCCAGACTCCAGAGGTTTGCATCTAGACCTTTCTACATATTCaatcagttttgctagaactcatctagatgagatataatttggtctcattcaccttctatagccattggatgtgatgctataaggtgcgtgtgtgctgacgtgggttgtatctgttcttgttttcaaagtgaatgagaccaaattatatctcatctagatgagttctaggtactccctatTCAATTGTTCTGTTGCATCTCAGTTGTGGAGCCtgttgaaacctttgccaatcaATGTTAATTAATCTATGTATTTGATTTAAATATATTTTGTGTTCAGTGCATCACCATGTTTTTCATCCATTTCCTTGATTGCTTTTCATCCTCAATAGTTTGATAGGTCAAATATTGATGTTGTTTCTCTATGGCGACAAAATTTGAAAACGAATCTCAACCTGCAGACTTCAGTTTGTTTTTAACAGCTGAACCCAGTAAATAATTTCCAGTATTTCCTTGTCAGCTTTTTTATGTTTCCTCTAAACATCTATAGTTTCCTTTTTCAGTATATCCTTTTGACTATTCTCTTTTAACTACCACAGGAACTCAACTCAGTGATGCTGTCTTCGTCTGGACCCACTCCACTTGCCACTCCAACTCCTGGAGCTGTTCCAAGCTCTATTTCTATTCCGCAACAACCTCTTCCAATGTTCCGCCAGCCTGTGGGTGTACATGTACCCCATTATCAACCTAGCTTTATCCCATACAATCAGTATATCTCTCCTTTCTATGTTCCACCACATGCCCTTCACCATTTCATGGGCAATGCTGCGTTTCCTCAAGCTCCTTCACCTGGAAGCATGTATCCACCTGTAAGTTCAGCTGTTGCACCCCCAGTCAAATACTCGGCCACAGCATACAAACCTGGTGCCAACACCGGAAGCCAGACATATGCTGTAACGCCTGGTGCCTATGGAACATATGGTTCTAATCCATCAGTCTATACAAATAACAATGTGGTGGCAAGTGGAACTTCGGCAGAGAACGGTGATGTCAGTGGATCACAATTCAAAGAAAATAACATCTATATTGCCGGACAGCAGGTAAACGTTTATGCATGTCTGTGGAATCTGTACTTTACTTTCTTTATAATATCTCAATTCTTGGAATTTCCTTGCCATTGACGAGTAGAAGATATAAGATTTGTTTTGGGATTATTTTAGTTGAAGTACCTGCTTGGAGCTGTAGTATATGGAAACTTCATGTGTGGTTATTCGCATATTGGGCTGCTAAGTGCCATTCCGCTGTTAATGTTTGCCCTTTTAGTGGTTTCACGTCCTAAATTTATGGCTTATTAGCTTGAATTGTGAATTGTGATGCAGTTGCACAATAACTAAGTTCCTTGCAAATACTTGTTAGTACTACTGTAAAACCAGGATAAAGTTCTTAAACATACGCAGTAGGCATTTTGTCTTCCTAGTGTTACTTAGCAAATACGCTTGTTTCTCACTGCTTGGTACATCTTGACAGAGTGAAGGCTCCACTGTCTGGATTCCTGCACCCGGACGGGACCTATCTGCTCTCCAATCTAGCTCCTTCTATGGCCTACCTCCACAGGGGCAGCACCTGGCATTTGCCCCTGCCCAAGCTGGTCATGGTGCCTACGGAGGGATGTACCACCCAGCACAGACTCTTGCTGGAGCTGCAGTTCATCCTCTTCTCCAGCCATCACAGACAATTGCTGGAGCTGTTGAAATGGTTGGGCCGCCTGCCAATGGTTATCAGCAGCCGCAACATGCTCAGATGAACTGGGCTAACTATTGACAACAGGCAGTATATTCTTGCGAGTAGCCACCATAGGATGAACAAAGAGAGCAGTCATTTGTTGGATACCTCAAAGTGTTGGTAAAGGAAGTTTTCCAGAGTTTTCAGCATAGGGGGTGCCTGATCAAGAGTGTATATATCATCAAGCATGGGTGATTTGCAGGGAAGGGTTGCAGATTCCCAGATGGTCTAAGTGTTCGTTCGTCACTGGTTTGATTTGTAGCAGGAACTGACCATTATGTTAGACAACGAGGGTCTACGCAGGTACCCGTTCTTTTGCCTCGCACCCCCACATCATTTTAAGTTTTGCTGCAAGAAACGTTCCGAGCTTCGTCTCTCTTGAGGTAATAGATGCTCTGGACTTCGGAGTCATGGTATGGAAGTGAGCTAGGGGGATTTTCATTCTTTCCGCTGCTTTACATGTAAAGTAGTAAATTTTGGTGCTACGAGGACATGTCTGTACTGTTTGTACTTGGGTGTAATATGAACAGTAGTATAAACCAATCCCGAAGTTGCAGCAAAGCTTTATTTCTTTTGCGTTTTCTGATATTCGGTTTAGTAATAACATTCTGACGTACGTACACCGACGAGGTTTTGACGGTTGATGTGCTGCATGGTCCTCCTATAATAAAACCAGAAGCGATTACTACTCTACTGTGAATAGGACAGGAAGATTGTCAAATTGAGGTAGTGAAATTCGTGTTTAACATGAAATCAGGATCATTAACCACATGCTCCGTTGAAATGATGATGAAATTAGTTTTGAGCAAAATGTACTTGGTCAATGCCAAGTTTTTGTGATGGACACGGTGATGTTGTGGTTTTTTATTACCGTTGACTGGGGTATTTGGGTCATTTCACTCCAGTCACTGGGCCGATGGCGAGTTGCATTTTTGAGCACCTATTTAACGAAAGGATGATATTTTTGAGTTGTTGAAACTTATAGTGGCAAAATGAAGTAGTGTGACACAACTAACGGTAAAATAGATAAAAACCCTTGTGTCAGTAAATAATTTTGGTCACAGGCTGTATTGAATTCTAACGAAAAAGCTTAGCGATATGGATGTGAACTAGAACTATTCTTGTTTTAGGTTGAATCAGAATAATTCTATATACGCTATCACAAGAATTAAGCAGCGCATTTCAAATTTCATATTTCGAAGAGAGTTTACCCAAGGTTAGTGCTGTGTCAAGTTCAAAATATAGAGGTAAGTGGTCTGGTCAACAGTACTGTAGCTGT
Above is a window of Triticum dicoccoides isolate Atlit2015 ecotype Zavitan chromosome 5B, WEW_v2.0, whole genome shotgun sequence DNA encoding:
- the LOC119308696 gene encoding GBF-interacting protein 1-like → MAAARVSIPAAVRRTIQNIKEIAGNHTDEEVYAALRECDMDPNETAQKLLHQDTFHEVKRKRDKKKESNKESVDPRWRPGTQGRGGKGGRGNYSSRQLSNSSDGTGRNAPAGKENDLNPSMDKCTSPSPVNPSTEMKLSTSILSSSGGLSNGPSQPLAPGAKYSQPTCHLSPSDSKGLAVVKGTPEEVVLDLGSHVNNSSIQALGVGTSVSDPLLTPPLQPHSHGGEIVANKHAVRSQRSAGEYKVVSDDASALPKDTPQSSSSSSTVVPSGSRPSSSYSSRSQQPSGSQKAVPNKEWKPKPTNKPAQAENVTRDDVAVTVEVVPQSVPAPTSINKEDISSGLDKRLGDMQLFDKQHVIIPDHLQVTESEKYGLSFGSFGTSFEQAPSFPNDHGSEKSSILHEYESSQDLEEVAEEPASSHQSASSTVEAAAESGQQQLTAEMTDNISPQEVDNLSSTPKTAGFDESKDTAASHMPQDSVQNAYSTFAVPPQSQGNQIPLLKTSEYQVQQPNDFSANYYTQIYRPMADADGHISPFTAPGAAIKSGNMPVLPSQTGQTPEELNSVMLSSSGPTPLATPTPGAVPSSISIPQQPLPMFRQPVGVHVPHYQPSFIPYNQYISPFYVPPHALHHFMGNAAFPQAPSPGSMYPPVSSAVAPPVKYSATAYKPGANTGSQTYAVTPGAYGTYGSNPSVYTNNNVVASGTSAENGDVSGSQFKENNIYIAGQQSEGSTVWIPAPGRDLSALQSSSFYGLPPQGQHLAFAPAQAGHGAYGGMYHPAQTLAGAAVHPLLQPSQTIAGAVEMVGPPANGYQQPQHAQMNWANY